From the Egibacteraceae bacterium genome, one window contains:
- the raiA gene encoding ribosome-associated translation inhibitor RaiA translates to MDIIVKSKNCEVTNRLKEETVSKIEHATRFFDRLSTVEVVLREESNPRIAEPAVVEVTARTKGHHIRAEGCAGDHREAVDVAVARFARQLSRYKARMVDRRRGKGAQGPPAPASGALLPTGEPADANGWPQPRIVRTKRFALQPMLPEDAALQLELLGHEFYVFTNAATGGCNVVYRRKDGDLGLIEEVT, encoded by the coding sequence TTGGACATCATCGTCAAGAGCAAGAACTGTGAGGTCACCAACCGCCTGAAGGAGGAGACGGTCTCGAAGATCGAGCACGCGACCCGGTTCTTCGACCGGCTCTCCACCGTCGAGGTCGTGCTACGCGAGGAGTCCAACCCCCGCATCGCCGAGCCGGCCGTCGTCGAGGTCACCGCCCGCACGAAGGGCCACCACATCCGCGCGGAGGGGTGCGCCGGGGACCACCGGGAAGCGGTGGACGTCGCCGTCGCCCGCTTCGCCCGCCAGCTGTCGCGCTACAAGGCGCGCATGGTCGACCGTCGCCGCGGCAAGGGGGCACAGGGGCCCCCCGCGCCCGCCTCCGGCGCCCTCCTGCCGACCGGGGAGCCCGCCGACGCCAACGGCTGGCCGCAACCGCGGATCGTGCGCACGAAGCGGTTCGCACTCCAGCCGATGCTCCCCGAGGACGCCGCGCTGCAGCTCGAGCTGCTCGGTCACGAGTTCTACGTCTTCACGAACGCCGCCACCGGCGGGTGCAACGTCGTCTACCGTCGCAAGGACGGCGATCTCGGGCTCATCGAAGAGGTGACGTGA
- a CDS encoding response regulator transcription factor, with product MTAAEPTKGEAIRVIVADDHAVFRRGLEMVLESEPDIEVVAEAGDGKEATDLAVEHMPDLVLMDVRMPAHGGIEATKAIKDAVPHSKILMLTISDEEEDLYDAIKAGASGYLLKEISIEEVAEAIRKVHAGQSLISPSMASKLLSEFASMAKKDEQKQQMPAPRLTDREMEVLALVAQGMNNRDIAKELFISENTVKNHVRNILEKLHLHSRMEAVVYAVREKLLEIK from the coding sequence ATGACCGCAGCGGAACCCACCAAGGGCGAGGCGATCCGCGTGATCGTGGCCGACGACCACGCGGTCTTCCGCCGCGGCCTGGAGATGGTGCTCGAGTCGGAGCCGGACATCGAGGTGGTCGCCGAGGCGGGAGACGGCAAGGAGGCGACCGACCTCGCCGTCGAGCACATGCCCGATCTCGTCCTCATGGACGTGCGCATGCCCGCCCACGGCGGCATCGAGGCGACGAAGGCCATCAAGGACGCGGTCCCGCACTCGAAGATCCTCATGCTCACGATCAGCGACGAGGAGGAGGACCTCTACGACGCCATCAAGGCCGGCGCCAGCGGCTACCTGCTGAAGGAGATCTCCATCGAGGAGGTCGCCGAGGCGATCCGCAAGGTGCACGCCGGGCAGTCGCTCATCTCCCCGTCCATGGCCTCCAAGCTGCTCAGCGAGTTCGCCTCGATGGCGAAGAAGGACGAGCAGAAGCAGCAGATGCCGGCCCCGCGGCTGACGGACCGGGAGATGGAGGTGCTCGCGCTCGTCGCCCAGGGGATGAACAACCGCGACATCGCCAAGGAGCTGTTCATCTCCGAGAACACCGTCAAGAACCACGTGCGCAACATCCTCGAGAAGCTCCACCTGCACTCGCGGATGGAGGCGGTCGT